Proteins encoded together in one Procambarus clarkii isolate CNS0578487 chromosome 67, FALCON_Pclarkii_2.0, whole genome shotgun sequence window:
- the LOC123767699 gene encoding acyl-CoA-binding domain-containing protein 6-like yields the protein MDDLEDSTLAVGELEAVFTKAAAHLQTLAANLGQDKLLFFYARYKQANEGSCNTPKPGFFDFKGKQKWEAWKSLGNMQKDDAMREYVSAIADVDPDWELKIDLGGGPRTSWARVSSLQPEKDNIKEEDKTSFDWVKENNVHKIENLSPKSIEDTDENGMSLLHWAADRGHTEIVRCLLEKKINVNMQDDEGQTALHYAASCGHLDIIRVLLDHGADPSIQDSDGLRPEDCVDDEAVKVLFEAL from the coding sequence ATGGATGATCTAGAGGACAGTACCCTTGCAGTGGGAGAGTTAGAAGCAGTGTTCACTAAAGCTGCTGCTCACCTTCAAACTCTAGCAGCTAATCTTGGCCAAGACAAGCTTCTTTTCTTTTATGCTCGCTACAAACAGGCTAATGAAGGCTCCTGCAATACACCAAAGCCAGGTTTTTTTGACTTTAAAGGTAAACAAAAATGGGAGGCATGGAAAAGCCTAGGAAACATGCAAAAGGATGATGCCATGAGGGAATATGTGAGTGCCATTGCTGACGTTGATCCAGACTGGGAACTTAAAATTGATTTGGGGGGTGGTCCGAGGACCAGCTGGGCGAGAGTTAGCAGCCTTCAGCCTGAAAAAGATAACATCAAAGAAGAGGATAAAACTTCCTTTGATTGGGTAAAGGAAAATAATGTTCATAAAATTGAAAATTTGAGTCCTAAATCCATAGAAGACACAGATGAGAATGGGATGAGCCTCTTACACTGGGCAGCAGATAGAGGTCATACAGAAATTGTTAGATGTCTTTTAGAAAAAAAGATAAATGTCAATATGCAGGATGATGAAGGCCAGACTGCACTTCACTATGCAGCTTCCTGTGGTCACTTGGACATCATCAGGGTTCTCTTAGACCACGGGGCTGATCCCTCCATCCAGGATTCTGATGGACTACGACCTGAAGATTGTGTTGATGATGAAGCAGTTAAAGTTCTGTTTGAAGCATTGTAA